The Sphingomonas sanxanigenens DSM 19645 = NX02 genome includes a region encoding these proteins:
- a CDS encoding TonB-dependent receptor domain-containing protein translates to MKTSLTFGSLLLLSTALIAPSAIAQTTGAPAGTTADAPPSSTADAEPAPPTAEQADNPEEQVEISAPGADTGADIVVTGRFIPNVIRATPEVVSVLSAADIARSGEGDIAGALSRVTGLSVVGNGFVYVRGLGDRYSSALLNGSPLPSPEPLRRVVPLDIFPTSVIASSLVQKSYSVDYPGEFGGGVINLTTKAVPKESFLTIGISGSGDSETTGRLGYTYYGSDTDWTGFDDGTRDMPNGLRQAVRGGGFGATTDAQRRDFAAGLVNASTSLLQRNFDIPMNFAADISAGGSTDVGATRIGFIAAAGYSNSWRTRSALQQFSNDPNVAGTPQESFNRVTTDNRIIVNGLLGLGLEFGDHQLRWTNLYIRDTLKQGRLAAGYNRSVSDQNEGQPPSIIEQNTFWFERQLIDTQLVGEFKFDDLSVDVRGAYANSQRESPYERSFSYFYQGDGDPTTKGPGDVDDYINNLSSAGQSASVAFSDLNEDVYSGAIDLGYKLPSSMPISLAAGYAYTKTERSASRYQFRYFRPEGALPLDVAQERPDYLISDYNIYNYNIQLRDVSGAEGAAAYDANLEVHAGYGQIEAELVDGLRLAAGVRYEDAKQTVLPVGATLVPTNLNNSYWLPAATLTWNFAEDMQIRLHGSKTIARPQFRELAQQIYQDYESDREFTGNPFLIDSELLNAEARYEWFFGRGERLTLAGFYKKIDNPIEAAAFIAGGGQFRSGFANAPEAQLYGAEIEVQKHVPLDTLGGDFFSTRRLVLIGNYTYTQSELKVDDSLIVGPSLQTVAANLLFQDGAPLTGQSDHLANIQIGIEDTDKLSQATVLLTYASKRVVDRGPIQGELRQPDIIEKPGFRLDFVAREGFTFLGKEIELKFEARNITGTRHQEYQQAGDNRIDINTYDVGRSFSLGAQVKF, encoded by the coding sequence ATGAAGACTTCACTCACCTTCGGGAGCTTGCTCCTGCTCTCGACGGCGCTGATCGCACCGTCGGCAATCGCGCAGACGACCGGTGCACCCGCCGGAACGACAGCAGATGCCCCCCCCTCGAGCACGGCCGACGCGGAACCCGCGCCGCCGACGGCGGAACAGGCCGACAATCCCGAGGAACAGGTCGAAATTTCGGCGCCCGGCGCCGATACCGGCGCCGACATCGTCGTCACCGGCCGCTTCATTCCCAATGTCATCCGCGCAACGCCCGAAGTCGTCTCGGTGCTGTCCGCTGCGGACATCGCGCGTTCCGGCGAGGGTGACATCGCTGGCGCGCTTTCAAGGGTGACCGGCCTCAGCGTGGTCGGCAACGGTTTCGTCTACGTCCGCGGTCTCGGTGACCGCTATTCGTCGGCCCTGCTCAACGGCTCGCCGCTGCCCAGCCCCGAACCGCTGCGCCGCGTCGTTCCGCTCGACATCTTCCCGACCAGCGTCATCGCGAGTTCGCTCGTTCAGAAGAGCTATTCGGTCGACTACCCCGGCGAGTTCGGCGGCGGCGTGATCAACCTCACGACGAAGGCCGTACCCAAGGAATCCTTCCTGACGATCGGCATCTCGGGCAGCGGTGACAGCGAGACGACCGGCAGGCTCGGCTACACCTATTACGGCAGCGATACCGACTGGACGGGTTTCGACGACGGCACCCGCGACATGCCCAACGGACTGCGGCAGGCAGTCAGGGGCGGCGGCTTCGGCGCCACGACCGATGCGCAGCGTCGCGACTTCGCCGCAGGGCTGGTCAACGCGTCGACCAGCCTCCTCCAGCGCAATTTCGACATTCCGATGAACTTCGCCGCGGACATCAGCGCGGGCGGTTCGACCGACGTCGGCGCGACCCGCATCGGCTTCATTGCCGCCGCCGGCTACAGCAACTCCTGGCGCACCCGCAGCGCGCTGCAGCAATTCTCCAACGATCCGAACGTCGCTGGAACGCCGCAGGAGAGTTTCAATCGCGTCACCACCGATAACCGGATCATCGTCAACGGCCTGCTTGGCCTGGGCCTCGAGTTCGGCGATCACCAGCTCCGCTGGACCAATCTGTATATCCGCGACACGCTCAAGCAGGGCCGCCTGGCCGCCGGTTACAACCGCAGCGTCTCCGACCAGAACGAGGGTCAGCCGCCCTCGATTATCGAACAGAACACGTTCTGGTTCGAGCGCCAGCTGATCGACACGCAGCTCGTCGGCGAATTCAAGTTCGACGATCTCAGCGTCGATGTGCGCGGGGCCTATGCCAACTCCCAACGCGAATCGCCGTACGAACGCAGCTTCTCCTATTTCTACCAGGGCGACGGTGATCCGACGACCAAGGGTCCCGGCGATGTTGACGACTACATCAACAATCTGTCGTCGGCGGGGCAATCCGCATCCGTGGCGTTCAGTGACCTGAACGAAGATGTCTATTCCGGGGCAATCGACCTCGGCTATAAGCTGCCTTCGTCAATGCCGATTTCGCTGGCGGCCGGCTATGCCTACACAAAAACGGAGCGATCCGCATCGCGCTATCAGTTCCGCTACTTCCGTCCGGAAGGCGCACTGCCGCTCGATGTTGCGCAAGAGCGGCCGGATTATCTGATCTCCGATTACAATATTTACAATTACAACATCCAGCTTCGTGACGTGTCCGGTGCCGAGGGCGCGGCCGCCTATGACGCCAATCTCGAAGTCCATGCCGGTTATGGACAGATCGAGGCGGAACTCGTCGACGGGCTGCGACTTGCGGCGGGCGTGCGTTACGAGGATGCGAAGCAGACCGTTCTGCCGGTCGGTGCAACGCTTGTGCCCACCAATCTGAACAACAGCTACTGGCTGCCGGCGGCAACGCTGACCTGGAACTTCGCCGAGGACATGCAGATCCGCCTGCACGGTTCCAAGACGATCGCTCGCCCGCAGTTCCGCGAGCTCGCGCAGCAGATCTACCAGGATTATGAATCGGACCGCGAGTTCACCGGCAACCCGTTCCTCATCGACAGCGAACTGCTGAATGCCGAAGCCCGCTACGAATGGTTCTTCGGTCGCGGCGAGCGCCTGACGCTGGCGGGCTTCTACAAGAAGATCGACAATCCGATCGAAGCGGCAGCCTTCATCGCGGGTGGCGGTCAGTTCCGCAGCGGCTTCGCCAACGCACCCGAGGCGCAGCTTTATGGTGCCGAAATCGAAGTGCAGAAGCATGTCCCCCTCGACACGCTCGGCGGCGATTTCTTCTCCACCCGGCGCCTCGTGCTGATCGGCAACTACACCTACACCCAATCCGAGTTGAAGGTGGATGACTCGCTGATCGTCGGGCCCAGCCTCCAAACGGTGGCTGCTAACCTGCTGTTCCAGGACGGTGCGCCGCTGACCGGCCAGTCCGACCATCTCGCCAACATCCAGATCGGTATCGAAGATACCGACAAGCTGTCGCAGGCGACGGTCCTCCTGACCTACGCCAGCAAGCGTGTCGTCGATCGCGGTCCGATCCAGGGCGAACTGCGTCAGCCGGACATCATCGAGAAGCCGGGTTTCCGCCTCGATTTCGTTGCCCGCGAGGGCTTCACCTTCCTCGGCAAGGAAATCGAGCTCAAGTTCGAGGCGCGCAACATCACCGGTACGCGCCACCAGGAATATCAGCAGGCCGGCGACAACCGCATCGACATCAACACCTATGATGTCGGCCGCAGCTTCTCGCTGGGTGCGCAGGTCAAGTTCTGA
- a CDS encoding type II secretion system protein N, translating to MRIALDPRAKRLLRRLPRTSAYGVVELLLLLVLAVQCARLLWAVVTPVGPLGDWRPQNGIVQGAESRARLLGGFDPFFRQQAGPAEAVVTSLQLTLFGVRVDEAMGRGSAIIGGPDGVQNSYAVGDEIIPGVTLKMVQFDGVTISRGGADEQLFLDQSGAAPPPAVPDQSDTSTLLDSPTAAAVPGSQTVAPQQLLGEIDFAPRLDQGQITGFVVKPKGAGTAFRVAGLQDGDIIVSVNNQKITNASDLERMATEAGGKGGNISLQVERGSQVIPLVITIARQ from the coding sequence ATGCGTATCGCCTTGGATCCGCGCGCGAAGCGGCTGTTGCGACGCTTGCCCCGCACCAGCGCTTACGGGGTCGTCGAGCTTTTATTGCTGCTGGTGCTGGCGGTGCAGTGCGCGCGCCTGCTGTGGGCCGTCGTCACGCCGGTCGGCCCGCTCGGAGACTGGCGCCCGCAGAACGGGATCGTCCAGGGCGCCGAGTCGCGCGCCCGGCTGCTGGGTGGATTCGATCCCTTTTTCCGCCAGCAGGCGGGCCCTGCCGAAGCCGTCGTCACCTCGCTGCAACTCACATTGTTCGGCGTGCGCGTCGACGAGGCGATGGGGCGCGGCTCGGCGATCATCGGCGGGCCCGACGGCGTGCAGAACAGCTATGCGGTGGGCGACGAGATCATCCCCGGCGTCACGCTCAAGATGGTACAGTTCGATGGCGTGACGATCAGCCGCGGCGGCGCCGACGAGCAGCTTTTCCTCGATCAGTCGGGCGCGGCGCCGCCGCCGGCGGTGCCCGATCAGTCGGACACCAGCACATTGCTCGATTCGCCGACGGCTGCGGCGGTACCCGGATCGCAGACGGTGGCGCCGCAGCAGTTGCTCGGCGAGATCGATTTCGCGCCGCGGCTGGATCAGGGCCAGATCACCGGCTTCGTCGTGAAGCCCAAGGGCGCGGGCACTGCCTTCCGCGTCGCCGGGCTGCAGGACGGGGACATCATCGTCTCGGTGAACAACCAGAAGATCACCAACGCCAGCGACCTCGAACGCATGGCCACCGAGGCCGGCGGCAAGGGCGGCAATATCAGCCTGCAGGTCGAACGCGGATCACAGGTCATTCCCCTCGTCATCACGATTGCGAGACAATGA
- a CDS encoding prolyl hydroxylase family protein → MDIASRLLGTPGVQKVPSPKLDLFINKKFLSAEECAALIERIDAKRRPSTVSDDMGDKYFRTSETCDLSWDDPVAIALDDKIAGFMGMDAALGEPLQGQRYAVGQEFKAHTDYFEVNGPDYVKYCSETGQRTWTAMIYLNTPEAGGATRFKVIDKIVQPEEGKLLMWNNLRADGSGNVATLHHAMKVRAGYKYVITKWYRQRPWPRPAAG, encoded by the coding sequence ATGGACATCGCATCGCGGCTGTTGGGAACCCCGGGTGTGCAGAAGGTGCCGAGCCCGAAGCTCGACCTTTTCATCAACAAGAAGTTCCTGTCGGCCGAGGAATGCGCGGCGCTGATCGAGCGGATCGATGCCAAGCGCCGCCCCTCCACCGTGTCCGACGACATGGGCGACAAATATTTCCGGACCAGTGAGACCTGCGACCTCAGCTGGGACGATCCGGTTGCCATCGCACTCGACGACAAGATCGCGGGGTTCATGGGCATGGACGCGGCGCTCGGCGAGCCGCTGCAGGGCCAGCGTTATGCGGTGGGCCAAGAGTTCAAGGCGCACACCGACTATTTCGAGGTCAACGGGCCCGACTACGTCAAATATTGCAGCGAGACCGGCCAGCGCACCTGGACGGCGATGATCTATCTCAACACGCCCGAAGCCGGCGGCGCGACGCGCTTCAAGGTGATCGACAAGATCGTCCAGCCCGAAGAGGGCAAGCTGCTGATGTGGAACAATCTGCGCGCCGATGGATCGGGGAACGTTGCCACGCTGCATCACGCGATGAAAGTGCGTGCGGGTTATAAGTATGTGATCACCAAATGGTATCGCCAGCGCCCCTGGCCGCGGCCCGCCGCGGGCTAG